The following coding sequences are from one Novosphingobium sp. Gsoil 351 window:
- the lptB gene encoding LPS export ABC transporter ATP-binding protein produces the protein MNLAHDPAIAATQAAASGVNGASPPIPQGGLEVVSIAKSYDKRAVLSDISLAVGKGEVLGLLGPNGAGKTTCFYSIMGLVRPDSGRILLDGIDITRLPMYRRAILGLGYLPQETSIFRGMTVEQNIASVLELVEPDKATRAAELERLLGEFGLTRLRASPAMALSGGERRRCEIARALAANPSIMLLDEPFAGIDPLSISDIRDLVKDLAARGIGVLITDHNVRETLDIVDRACIIYGGQVLFAGSPEALVADENVRRLYLGEGFTL, from the coding sequence ATGAACCTGGCTCACGACCCCGCTATCGCCGCCACGCAGGCCGCCGCCTCAGGCGTCAATGGCGCGTCGCCTCCGATTCCCCAAGGCGGATTGGAGGTGGTCTCGATCGCCAAGAGCTATGACAAGCGCGCGGTGCTCAGCGACATTTCGCTTGCGGTGGGCAAGGGCGAGGTGCTCGGCCTGCTCGGTCCGAACGGCGCGGGCAAGACCACCTGCTTCTATTCGATCATGGGGCTGGTCCGCCCCGACAGCGGGCGGATCCTGCTCGACGGGATCGATATAACCCGTCTGCCGATGTATCGCCGGGCGATCCTGGGGCTGGGCTATCTGCCGCAGGAAACCTCGATCTTCCGTGGGATGACGGTCGAGCAGAACATCGCCAGCGTGCTCGAGCTGGTCGAGCCGGACAAGGCCACCCGTGCCGCCGAACTGGAACGCCTGCTCGGCGAATTCGGGCTGACCCGGCTGCGCGCCAGTCCGGCGATGGCGCTGTCCGGCGGCGAGCGGCGGCGCTGCGAAATCGCCCGGGCGCTGGCCGCCAATCCCTCGATCATGCTGCTGGACGAGCCTTTCGCGGGGATCGATCCGCTCTCGATCAGCGACATCCGCGATCTGGTCAAGGACCTGGCCGCGCGCGGGATCGGGGTGCTGATCACCGATCACAACGTCCGCGAAACGCTCGACATCGTCGACCGCGCCTGCATCATCTATGGCGGCCAGGTGCTGTTTGCGGGCTCGCCCGAAGCGCTGGTGGCGGACGAGAACGTGCGGCGCCTTTATCTGGGCGAGGGGTTCACGTTGTGA
- a CDS encoding peptide MFS transporter gives MTTTESGTGLHGEDIADPTGAHALQSGDHAFFGHPKGLGYLAGTELWERFSFYSMQSLLMLYMTKYLLLPENSGKVAGLGTYRTVLEAIFGPMTDLALAAQTFGLYSGLILVTPLAGAYLGDRVLGRTKTVTMGALLMSAGHLTMASEQAFLLALALLIAGGGLFISNLVSQIGGLYAPEDTRRTRAFGIYLMALNVGALAAPLIAGTLGEKVGWHWGFGAAGIGMLCGLATYLAGRRHFPPDLIARGEKSAPLTRGQWTSVGAIVLLLVPKIFFFAAAQQAYGIMVVWADTAVDRTVGGWELPVTWVLTADGILTIVGVIFANWAWTRLAARGREPSDIRKVGIANVMVAASFVGIALLSTLAKVPMIGWLAFYLVLDFSYAWNDPPSKALIARYAPRSVNGTMFAISSLSGALGFFLLGYLGRFYEPLGAPAYFLLTATLPVAGAIMLIAFAKPLERLLAAGDGDGVHAFKAEPLPA, from the coding sequence ATGACCACCACCGAATCCGGCACCGGCCTTCACGGCGAGGACATCGCCGATCCCACCGGCGCCCACGCGCTGCAGTCTGGCGATCACGCATTCTTCGGCCATCCCAAAGGACTCGGCTACCTGGCGGGTACCGAGCTGTGGGAGCGCTTCAGCTTCTATTCGATGCAATCGCTGCTGATGCTGTACATGACCAAGTACCTGCTGCTGCCCGAAAATTCGGGCAAGGTGGCCGGGCTGGGCACTTACCGCACCGTGCTTGAGGCGATCTTCGGGCCGATGACCGACCTTGCGCTCGCGGCGCAGACTTTCGGACTCTATTCGGGGCTGATCCTGGTGACGCCGCTGGCGGGCGCCTATCTCGGCGACCGCGTGCTGGGACGGACCAAGACCGTCACGATGGGGGCGCTGCTGATGAGCGCGGGCCACCTGACGATGGCCAGCGAGCAGGCTTTCCTGCTTGCGCTGGCCCTGCTGATCGCGGGTGGCGGCCTGTTCATCAGCAACCTGGTTTCGCAGATCGGGGGATTATACGCGCCCGAGGACACACGCCGCACCCGCGCTTTCGGGATCTATCTGATGGCGCTCAACGTCGGGGCGCTGGCCGCGCCGCTGATCGCGGGGACGCTGGGCGAGAAGGTCGGCTGGCATTGGGGCTTCGGCGCGGCGGGAATCGGGATGCTGTGCGGGCTGGCGACATACCTTGCCGGTCGCCGTCACTTCCCGCCCGATCTGATCGCACGCGGCGAGAAGTCAGCGCCTTTGACGCGCGGCCAGTGGACTTCGGTCGGCGCGATTGTGCTGCTGCTGGTGCCCAAGATATTCTTCTTCGCCGCCGCGCAGCAGGCCTACGGAATCATGGTGGTCTGGGCCGACACCGCAGTCGACCGAACGGTCGGAGGATGGGAGCTTCCGGTCACCTGGGTGCTCACCGCGGACGGCATCCTGACCATCGTCGGCGTGATCTTCGCCAACTGGGCCTGGACCCGGCTGGCCGCGCGGGGCCGCGAGCCGAGCGACATTCGCAAGGTCGGGATCGCCAATGTGATGGTAGCCGCCTCGTTCGTCGGGATCGCCCTTCTTTCGACGCTGGCCAAAGTGCCGATGATCGGCTGGCTGGCGTTCTACCTGGTGCTCGACTTCTCCTACGCCTGGAACGACCCGCCTTCAAAGGCGCTGATCGCACGCTATGCGCCGCGCTCGGTCAACGGCACGATGTTCGCGATCTCGAGCCTGTCGGGCGCGCTGGGCTTCTTCCTGCTAGGCTATCTCGGACGATTTTACGAGCCGCTGGGTGCACCCGCCTATTTCCTCCTCACGGCCACATTGCCCGTTGCCGGGGCGATCATGCTGATCGCTTTCGCCAAGCCTTTGGAGAGGTTACTCGCCGCGGGCGACGGCGACGGGGTGCACGCGTTCAAGGCCGAACCGCTGCCGGCTTAA
- a CDS encoding phosphodiesterase, protein MLVAQITDIHLGFEPDSPGEFNRQRLDATLAALTALDPPPDLMLATGDLVDRGDVASYRRLREAFAELPFPVHYALGNHDVRHNFAEVFPEAPLTDGFLQYTIDDGPVRLVVIDTLEEGRHGGAFCDARAAWLRQTLDAAPDRPTLIVQHHPPVEVGIAWMNTDPAEPWVHRLADCLRGRDNVIGLVCGHIHRAIVTRWEDVVVATCPSTAPPVALELKPIDPAVADGRPLIVADPPAYALHWWNGRELISHYDTATDHQVLAHYDEGLQAMIGAMLEERPV, encoded by the coding sequence ATGCTGGTCGCACAGATTACCGATATCCATCTCGGCTTCGAGCCGGACTCGCCGGGCGAATTCAATCGCCAGCGGCTGGACGCGACGCTCGCGGCGCTGACCGCGCTCGACCCGCCGCCCGACCTGATGCTGGCGACGGGCGACCTCGTCGATCGCGGTGACGTCGCCAGCTATCGCCGCTTGCGCGAGGCGTTCGCGGAGCTGCCATTCCCGGTCCACTACGCGCTGGGCAACCACGACGTACGGCACAACTTCGCCGAGGTGTTTCCCGAAGCCCCGCTGACCGACGGTTTCCTGCAATACACCATTGATGACGGCCCAGTGCGGCTGGTGGTGATCGATACGCTCGAGGAAGGCCGCCACGGCGGAGCGTTTTGCGACGCGCGCGCCGCATGGCTGCGCCAGACGCTGGATGCGGCGCCGGATCGCCCGACGCTGATCGTCCAGCATCATCCACCGGTCGAGGTAGGGATCGCGTGGATGAACACCGATCCGGCCGAGCCGTGGGTGCACCGCCTGGCCGATTGCCTGCGCGGTCGCGACAACGTGATCGGGCTGGTCTGCGGCCACATCCACCGCGCGATCGTGACCCGCTGGGAAGACGTTGTCGTCGCGACCTGCCCCTCGACTGCGCCGCCGGTGGCGCTCGAGCTCAAGCCGATCGACCCCGCGGTGGCCGATGGCCGCCCGTTGATCGTGGCCGATCCGCCCGCCTACGCGCTCCACTGGTGGAACGGCCGCGAACTGATCAGCCACTACGATACCGCCACCGACCACCAGGTGCTGGCGCACTACGACGAGGGCTTGCAAGCGATGATCGGTGCGATGCTGGAGGAGCGGCCGGTTTAG
- a CDS encoding type II toxin-antitoxin system VapC family toxin, whose product MRAVDTNVLVRLLTHDDEAQTRIAKRIIAAGETFVLSTVLLETEWVLRGAYRFAQPDVNSALRALGGLRGVTFEAPDVIAQALDWHQEGMDFADAIHLASAGRCDAFVTFDRKFAKRAKTLAATPIKVL is encoded by the coding sequence GTGCGCGCCGTTGATACTAATGTTCTGGTAAGGCTGCTCACCCATGACGACGAAGCGCAGACGCGGATCGCCAAGCGCATCATCGCAGCCGGAGAGACGTTCGTTTTATCAACGGTTCTGCTCGAGACCGAGTGGGTACTTCGCGGTGCATATCGCTTTGCGCAGCCCGATGTGAACAGCGCTTTGCGTGCCCTGGGAGGTTTGCGAGGAGTGACCTTCGAAGCGCCCGACGTAATCGCGCAAGCGCTGGATTGGCATCAGGAAGGCATGGACTTCGCGGACGCCATCCACTTGGCGTCGGCAGGCCGCTGCGACGCATTCGTCACTTTCGACCGCAAGTTCGCCAAACGAGCAAAGACGCTCGCCGCTACGCCGATCAAGGTGCTTTGA
- a CDS encoding glycine zipper domain-containing protein, which translates to MHKTALILFGATALSLGGCTSMNHDSTLASAGTGAAIGAAAGAGVGAVVGGLSPIEGAVIGAAVGGIGGAIWADRNNDGYADGYVQNGQYYEGRPTYAAAAPQCKSVLGGAATGAGVGAVGGAGAGALIGGINPLEGALIGAAVGGLAGAIWTDHNNDGCVDGYTREGQYYEGGPVIQPVSSTPVRTGERG; encoded by the coding sequence ATGCACAAGACAGCACTCATTCTATTCGGCGCCACCGCACTTTCGCTCGGCGGCTGCACCTCGATGAATCACGACAGCACGCTCGCCAGCGCAGGCACCGGGGCGGCGATCGGCGCTGCTGCAGGCGCGGGCGTCGGCGCGGTGGTCGGCGGCCTCAGCCCGATCGAAGGCGCGGTGATCGGCGCCGCGGTCGGCGGTATCGGCGGCGCGATCTGGGCCGATCGCAACAACGATGGCTATGCCGACGGCTATGTCCAGAACGGCCAGTACTACGAAGGGCGCCCGACCTATGCCGCGGCTGCCCCGCAGTGCAAATCGGTGCTCGGCGGCGCGGCGACCGGAGCCGGCGTCGGCGCGGTCGGCGGCGCGGGCGCGGGTGCGCTGATCGGAGGCATCAACCCGCTTGAAGGCGCACTGATCGGCGCAGCGGTCGGCGGTCTCGCCGGGGCGATCTGGACCGATCACAACAACGACGGCTGCGTCGACGGCTACACCCGCGAAGGCCAGTACTACGAAGGTGGCCCCGTGATTCAGCCGGTATCGAGCACTCCGGTGCGCACCGGCGAGCGCGGCTGA
- a CDS encoding tetratricopeptide repeat protein, with the protein MSKAETSAGAVDGNSGSGASGPRGGRIALGAALVIALAAGGVAIWRSREAPPAAAPAAAAQPSVDEVITQLEARLKTNPNDAEGWRMLGWSYYQTERYAEAATAMKRATVLDPKNPEYFSMLGEALVLASKDGDGVPPDAAAAFDAALALDPKEPRARYFHAVRLDLDGKHTEAVEEWFALLKDSPADAPWVADVREVIAAVGKKNSIDVATRLAAISPAPPANGFKTTGQEIASAGIPGPTRDQIQAASALPKGAQDQMIQGMVDGLETKLKANPQNAQGWIMLMRSRVQLGQQKQAAEALQGGLAAFRNDGATSRQLREAAATLGIGGASLALPVPGVHAILPSSYNMVRAMGIHEKIGTVVSTKGQVILPKAIRDKRQWAAGTRLTVEDTPDGVLLRASPLFPPTTLDEVCGMLKYEGPALTIEEMDAAVMREAKRRARR; encoded by the coding sequence GTGAGCAAAGCCGAAACCAGCGCCGGAGCCGTCGATGGCAACTCCGGTTCCGGGGCGTCTGGCCCTCGCGGCGGACGCATCGCCTTGGGCGCCGCGCTGGTCATCGCGCTCGCGGCGGGCGGGGTGGCGATCTGGCGCAGTCGCGAGGCGCCGCCCGCCGCGGCTCCGGCGGCTGCCGCGCAGCCCTCGGTGGACGAGGTCATCACCCAGCTCGAGGCCCGGTTGAAGACCAATCCCAACGACGCCGAGGGCTGGCGGATGCTCGGCTGGTCGTACTACCAGACCGAGCGCTATGCCGAGGCGGCGACCGCGATGAAGCGCGCGACCGTGCTCGATCCCAAGAACCCCGAATACTTCTCGATGCTGGGCGAGGCGCTGGTCCTGGCGAGCAAGGACGGCGACGGCGTCCCCCCCGACGCCGCCGCCGCGTTCGATGCGGCACTGGCGCTCGATCCCAAGGAGCCGCGCGCGCGCTATTTCCATGCCGTGCGCCTCGATCTCGACGGCAAGCACACCGAAGCGGTCGAGGAGTGGTTCGCGCTGCTCAAGGATTCGCCCGCCGACGCGCCGTGGGTCGCCGACGTGCGTGAGGTGATCGCCGCGGTCGGCAAGAAGAACAGCATCGATGTCGCCACCCGGCTTGCCGCGATCAGCCCCGCCCCGCCCGCCAACGGCTTCAAGACCACCGGCCAGGAGATCGCCTCCGCGGGCATCCCGGGCCCGACGCGCGACCAGATCCAGGCCGCCAGCGCGCTGCCCAAGGGCGCCCAGGACCAGATGATCCAGGGCATGGTCGATGGGCTCGAGACCAAGCTGAAGGCCAATCCGCAGAACGCGCAAGGCTGGATCATGCTGATGCGCAGCCGGGTGCAGCTCGGCCAGCAGAAGCAGGCTGCCGAGGCGCTTCAGGGCGGCCTCGCCGCGTTCAGGAACGACGGCGCGACCAGCAGGCAGTTGCGCGAGGCGGCGGCGACGCTGGGGATCGGGGGGGCTAGCCTCGCCTTGCCGGTTCCCGGGGTTCATGCTATCTTACCCTCGTCTTACAACATGGTGAGGGCGATGGGTATTCACGAGAAGATTGGCACGGTCGTATCGACCAAAGGCCAGGTGATCCTGCCCAAGGCGATCCGTGACAAGCGGCAGTGGGCGGCGGGGACACGGCTGACCGTGGAGGATACGCCTGATGGCGTGTTGCTCAGGGCCAGTCCCTTGTTTCCCCCAACCACGCTCGACGAAGTTTGCGGAATGCTGAAATATGAAGGGCCTGCTCTGACCATCGAGGAGATGGACGCGGCCGTCATGCGAGAAGCGAAGCGCCGTGCGCGCCGTTGA
- a CDS encoding cytochrome c3 family protein encodes MSFLVRQIALKASGGELERAKRVDGDEMKIGRDSSCGLHLPDLGVDPEHALVTQLDESHIEVESLNGQPFEVDGQSVQRKEIDVTLGSELKFGSHRIKVGLYESKFSGIRFPSFTVRRETPVSHSNSDPETNEAYTLKGLVPSKRMSAWAFAAMVLLAFLAWPIWSYASYSDLALKKNAERPAGYHADKSWESGKLSKAHASLENDCQACHVKPFVAVRDNACQTCHTKVHDHIKDTGRLIQARGAPGGFAAFQRAVATTFNKPAGRCVECHTEHEGAGDMAPTEQKFCTDCHAGLKTRLPDTRLPDAADFGTSHPQLMPTVVVDPSNAMNPMTKQIAWSPTAKEFSGVKFTHAQHLSTVNGVAQMVRRRPNEFPDQEGLNCENCHQSDPSGVWYKPVVMEEACQTCHSLTFDKVGGTFRTLRHGEPEQVVADLRGFFAAGAPPRPINLDSMSRRVPGDRAAAETASDYARAVRFYPTEAGQAINMLFNKGGACFDCHNITRNGSAATAGYNVQNVVQTQRYYHKGWFTHAKHTKFDCVDCHVKAKTSNDATDLLVPGLDGEGGCRTCHVGGTGAKLASSHVKQAVDSSCAMCHDYHLDEKAPWLTRLPASRRASYDRRRNGGAAASSSR; translated from the coding sequence ATGAGCTTTCTTGTCCGCCAAATTGCCCTGAAAGCCAGCGGGGGCGAGCTCGAGCGCGCCAAGCGGGTCGACGGCGATGAAATGAAAATCGGCCGCGACAGCAGTTGCGGCCTCCACCTGCCCGATCTCGGTGTCGATCCCGAGCATGCGCTGGTCACCCAGCTCGACGAGAGCCACATCGAGGTCGAGAGCCTCAACGGCCAACCGTTCGAGGTCGATGGCCAGTCGGTCCAGCGCAAGGAGATCGACGTCACGCTCGGCTCCGAGCTCAAGTTCGGCAGCCACCGGATCAAGGTCGGACTGTACGAGAGCAAGTTCAGCGGCATCCGCTTTCCCAGCTTCACCGTGCGCCGCGAGACACCGGTCTCGCACTCCAACTCCGATCCCGAGACCAACGAGGCTTACACGCTCAAGGGCCTGGTCCCTAGCAAGCGGATGAGCGCTTGGGCGTTCGCTGCGATGGTCCTGCTGGCGTTCCTTGCCTGGCCGATCTGGAGCTACGCCAGCTACAGCGATCTCGCCCTCAAGAAGAATGCCGAACGTCCCGCCGGCTATCACGCCGACAAGAGCTGGGAATCGGGTAAGCTCAGCAAGGCGCACGCATCGCTCGAGAACGATTGCCAGGCATGCCACGTCAAGCCGTTCGTCGCGGTTCGCGACAACGCCTGCCAGACCTGCCACACCAAGGTCCACGATCACATCAAGGACACCGGCCGTCTGATCCAGGCACGCGGCGCGCCCGGCGGTTTCGCCGCGTTCCAGCGCGCGGTGGCGACGACCTTCAACAAGCCCGCGGGGCGCTGTGTGGAATGTCACACCGAGCACGAGGGTGCGGGTGATATGGCTCCGACCGAGCAGAAGTTCTGCACCGATTGCCATGCCGGATTGAAAACGCGCTTGCCCGACACCCGCCTGCCCGACGCCGCCGACTTCGGCACTTCGCATCCGCAGCTGATGCCGACGGTGGTGGTCGATCCCAGCAACGCGATGAACCCGATGACCAAGCAAATCGCCTGGTCGCCCACCGCCAAGGAATTCTCGGGCGTCAAGTTCACCCACGCCCAGCATCTCTCGACGGTCAACGGCGTCGCCCAGATGGTCCGCCGCCGCCCCAACGAATTTCCCGATCAGGAAGGGCTCAATTGCGAGAACTGCCACCAGTCCGATCCCAGCGGGGTCTGGTACAAGCCGGTGGTGATGGAGGAGGCCTGCCAGACCTGTCACAGCCTGACGTTCGACAAGGTTGGCGGCACCTTCCGCACGCTGCGCCATGGCGAACCCGAACAGGTGGTGGCCGACTTGCGCGGCTTCTTCGCCGCGGGCGCGCCGCCGCGTCCGATCAACCTCGACAGCATGAGCCGCCGTGTGCCTGGCGACCGCGCCGCGGCCGAGACGGCGAGCGACTATGCCCGCGCGGTGCGGTTCTATCCGACCGAAGCGGGCCAGGCGATCAACATGCTGTTCAACAAGGGCGGCGCCTGCTTCGACTGCCACAACATCACCCGCAATGGCAGCGCGGCCACCGCGGGCTACAACGTCCAGAACGTGGTCCAGACCCAGCGCTATTACCACAAGGGCTGGTTCACCCACGCCAAGCACACCAAGTTTGATTGCGTCGATTGCCATGTGAAGGCCAAGACCAGCAACGACGCCACCGACCTGCTCGTCCCCGGACTCGACGGCGAGGGCGGCTGCCGCACCTGCCACGTCGGCGGAACCGGCGCCAAGCTGGCTTCCAGTCACGTCAAGCAGGCGGTCGATTCGAGCTGCGCGATGTGCCACGACTACCACCTCGACGAGAAAGCTCCGTGGTTGACCAGGTTGCCCGCATCGCGGCGGGCTTCCTACGACCGCCGCCGCAACGGGGGCGCTGCCGCGTCCTCCTCGCGGTGA
- a CDS encoding cyclic nucleotide-binding domain-containing protein yields MSEIYKVAIIGSGPAGMSAASHAAKLGLNHVLLEKTDHLSDTIYKYQKGKHVMATPNQLILRSDQEFDAGKREDILGKWNDRTKELNVNVKFNAEVKSIKGTGDAIPGSIQKIVSRARDGSTTTTELQRHAPPYELTLTNGEKVIAENVILAIGTQGNPNLMRCPGGDLPHVTYQLDDPYVVVDQHITVVGTGDAGIENARGLVEDEVQGNVVTVLNRAQKSTNVRESFATAKEPNAKALVDDDAAGRLTIMYETETKEVEPGWITLTTRDGEERIRCDRIIARIGSAPPRGFVEGCGIEFASQDRLAFPTLSPVFESTAPGIFVIGALAGYPLIKHCMNQGYDAVEFINGNTSLKPADQPLLDAKFAGLPGNRSVEDWLEFLKSNVTILNSMTTLQLREFMLDSDMRSYRKGQTIFEKNDPGSSLFAIADGMVHVRIDPTDTSKVVPIEKGSIFGEVGLISGRRRGATIVAAEDTVCVEISRNAALKLQSQVPTAKKAIERISTERQLLQMFGAGLTPNDIREVVDDAKIMQIKAGDTILREGDEGKEIFVIRVGSMIVEKMVGGKPVFLSYLPAGSYVGEMALIAGGQRTASVRAAVKSEVIKIDGEKFEAVLAGKPALLERARKDMELRRQTNALIESKKDSISSVVDLYSEQAAFLVAQGLGEATDVLLIDETLCVGCDNCEKACADSHEGLSRLDREAGKTFANLHVPTSCRHCEHPHCMADCPPNAIHRGPDGEVFINDTCIGCGNCQRNCPYGVIRMDKVPPKKPSLLNWLLFGSGPGPGEPPYKWSKKNMKYTGDPAIDESLDRKKAIKCDMCAGIDGGPACVRACPTGAAIRIAPDEFLTVARLEQESA; encoded by the coding sequence GTGAGCGAAATCTACAAGGTAGCGATCATTGGCTCGGGGCCGGCGGGAATGTCCGCCGCAAGCCACGCGGCCAAGCTCGGCCTGAACCACGTCCTGCTCGAAAAGACCGACCACCTTTCGGATACGATCTACAAGTATCAGAAGGGCAAGCACGTCATGGCGACGCCCAACCAGTTGATCCTGCGCTCAGATCAGGAGTTCGACGCGGGCAAGCGCGAAGACATCCTCGGCAAGTGGAACGACCGGACCAAAGAGCTCAACGTCAACGTAAAATTCAATGCGGAAGTCAAGTCGATCAAGGGTACCGGCGACGCGATCCCCGGCTCGATCCAGAAGATCGTCAGCCGCGCTCGCGACGGATCGACCACTACGACCGAACTGCAACGCCACGCCCCTCCTTATGAGCTGACCCTGACGAACGGCGAGAAGGTGATCGCCGAGAACGTCATTCTGGCCATCGGCACTCAGGGCAACCCCAACCTGATGCGCTGCCCCGGCGGGGATCTGCCGCACGTGACCTATCAGCTCGACGATCCCTATGTGGTGGTCGACCAGCACATCACCGTGGTGGGCACTGGCGACGCGGGGATCGAGAACGCGCGCGGTCTGGTCGAGGACGAGGTGCAGGGCAACGTCGTCACCGTGCTCAACCGCGCGCAGAAATCGACCAACGTCCGCGAAAGCTTCGCCACCGCCAAGGAACCCAACGCCAAGGCGCTGGTCGACGACGACGCTGCCGGCCGCCTGACGATCATGTACGAGACCGAGACCAAGGAGGTCGAGCCCGGCTGGATCACGCTGACCACGCGCGACGGCGAGGAGCGTATCCGTTGCGACCGGATCATCGCCCGGATCGGCTCGGCCCCGCCGCGCGGGTTTGTCGAAGGCTGCGGGATCGAGTTCGCCAGCCAGGACCGCCTTGCCTTCCCGACGCTGTCGCCGGTGTTCGAATCGACCGCGCCGGGAATCTTCGTGATCGGTGCGCTGGCCGGCTATCCGCTGATCAAGCATTGCATGAACCAGGGCTACGACGCGGTCGAATTCATCAACGGCAACACCAGCCTGAAGCCGGCGGACCAGCCGCTGCTCGACGCCAAGTTCGCCGGGTTGCCGGGCAACCGCTCGGTCGAGGATTGGCTCGAGTTCCTCAAGAGCAACGTCACCATCCTCAACAGCATGACCACGCTTCAGTTGCGCGAGTTCATGCTCGATTCGGACATGCGTTCGTACCGCAAGGGCCAGACGATCTTCGAGAAGAACGATCCCGGATCCTCGCTGTTCGCGATCGCCGACGGGATGGTCCACGTCCGGATCGATCCGACCGACACGTCGAAGGTCGTGCCGATCGAGAAGGGTTCGATCTTTGGCGAGGTCGGCCTGATCTCTGGCCGCCGCCGAGGCGCGACGATCGTCGCCGCAGAGGACACAGTCTGCGTCGAGATCAGCCGCAACGCCGCGCTCAAGCTGCAGAGCCAGGTGCCGACTGCCAAGAAGGCGATCGAGCGTATCTCGACCGAGCGCCAGCTACTCCAGATGTTCGGCGCGGGCCTTACCCCGAACGACATCCGCGAAGTGGTCGACGATGCCAAGATCATGCAGATCAAGGCCGGCGATACGATCCTGCGCGAGGGCGACGAGGGCAAGGAAATCTTCGTGATCCGGGTCGGCTCGATGATCGTCGAGAAGATGGTGGGCGGCAAGCCGGTGTTCCTTAGCTATCTGCCGGCCGGATCGTACGTCGGTGAGATGGCCCTGATCGCGGGCGGGCAGCGCACCGCCAGCGTGCGTGCCGCGGTCAAGTCCGAGGTCATCAAGATCGATGGCGAGAAGTTCGAGGCGGTGCTCGCGGGAAAGCCCGCGCTGCTCGAGCGCGCGCGCAAGGACATGGAATTGCGGCGCCAGACCAACGCGCTGATCGAATCGAAAAAGGACTCGATCTCGAGCGTGGTCGATCTCTATTCCGAACAGGCCGCGTTCCTCGTCGCGCAGGGACTGGGCGAGGCGACCGACGTGCTGCTGATCGACGAAACGCTGTGCGTCGGCTGCGACAATTGCGAAAAGGCCTGCGCCGATAGCCACGAGGGATTGAGCCGTCTCGATCGCGAGGCAGGTAAAACGTTCGCCAACCTACACGTGCCGACTTCGTGCCGCCACTGCGAGCACCCGCACTGCATGGCCGACTGCCCGCCCAACGCCATTCACCGTGGCCCCGACGGCGAAGTGTTCATAAACGACACCTGCATCGGCTGCGGCAACTGCCAGCGCAACTGCCCCTACGGGGTGATCCGCATGGACAAGGTTCCGCCCAAGAAGCCGAGCCTTCTCAATTGGCTGCTCTTCGGCAGCGGTCCCGGACCGGGCGAGCCGCCGTACAAGTGGTCCAAGAAGAACATGAAATACACCGGCGACCCGGCGATCGACGAATCGCTCGATCGCAAGAAGGCAATCAAGTGCGACATGTGCGCCGGCATCGACGGCGGTCCGGCTTGCGTGCGCGCCTGCCCGACCGGCGCCGCGATCCGCATCGCTCCCGACGAGTTCCTAACCGTCGCCCGTCTGGAACAGGAGAGCGCCTGA
- a CDS encoding L,D-transpeptidase family protein, which yields MKVVVGKPSEPTPMIAGLISNAVLNPYWNVPPDLVSSRIAWNVNKNGLGYLKSKGYQALSDFSNKPKVLNPAKIDWKAVEAGTKELRVRQLPGKSNFMGKVKFNFPNSQGIYLHDTPDKALLKEEVRFASSGCVRLEDAPRLGKWLFGKMPQAKKGGVEQVVPLEQPVPVYITYLTAAPDDGRIVFRDDLYGRDAPQMAELGRDARRSR from the coding sequence ATGAAGGTGGTGGTGGGCAAGCCGAGCGAGCCGACCCCGATGATCGCCGGTCTGATCAGCAACGCGGTGCTCAACCCGTACTGGAACGTGCCGCCCGATCTGGTCAGCAGCCGGATCGCGTGGAACGTCAACAAGAACGGCCTGGGCTATCTGAAATCAAAGGGTTATCAGGCGCTCAGCGACTTTTCGAACAAGCCCAAGGTGCTCAACCCCGCCAAGATCGATTGGAAGGCGGTCGAGGCCGGCACCAAAGAGCTGCGCGTGCGGCAGCTTCCGGGCAAGAGCAATTTCATGGGCAAGGTGAAATTCAACTTCCCCAATAGCCAGGGCATCTATCTCCACGACACTCCGGACAAGGCGCTGCTCAAGGAAGAGGTTCGCTTCGCCAGCTCGGGCTGCGTGCGTCTCGAAGACGCGCCACGGCTGGGCAAGTGGTTGTTCGGCAAGATGCCGCAGGCGAAGAAAGGGGGGGTCGAGCAGGTCGTGCCTCTCGAGCAGCCGGTGCCCGTCTACATCACCTACCTCACCGCCGCGCCCGACGACGGGCGGATCGTCTTCCGTGACGACCTCTACGGCCGCGACGCGCCGCAGATGGCGGAACTGGGAAGGGACGCACGGCGGAGCCGGTAA